In the genome of Ureibacillus sp. FSL W7-1570, the window CAAATCGATGAAAAGCAAATCGACCGTCTTGAGGCGATTGTGTATTCCATGACACCGCAGGAAAGAGAGCATCCGGAAATCATCAATGCGAGCCGGAAAAAACGGATCGCCAAAGGTTCCGGTACATCCATTCAAGACGTCAACCGGTTGCTGAAACAATTTGAAGATATGAAGAAAATGATGAAACAAATGACGGGCATGGCGCAGGGAAAAGGCAAGAAAAAAATGAAAATTCCTGGCCTCGATTCATTTTTTAAGTTTTAATAAAAGAAATAATGAACTGTTAAGAAAAAACACTTTACAAACAAATGAAACACTGTTATTATTCTATCTTGTGTAAAACTAATTCGGAGGTGCAAAATTAACATGGCAGTAAAAATTCGTTTAAAACGTATGGGAGCTAAAAAATCTCCTTTCTATCGTATCGTAGTTGCTGATTCCCGTTCACCACGTGATGGACGTTCAATTGAAACAGTTGGTACTTACAATCCACTAACTGTGCCAGCAACTGTAAACATCGATGAAGAGAAAGCTCTTAAATGGTTGGCAAATGGTGCGAAACCATCCGACACTGTTCGCAACTTATTCTCACAACAAGGAATTATGGAAAAATTCCACAATTTAAAATTCAATAAAAACGCTTAATTTTCAAATTGGGAGGTGTCCGCATGCAAAAGCTGATTGAAACAATCGTAAAACCACTTGTTGACTATCCGGAAGACGTGCGCGTTGAAAAAGATGAAAACGCCAGTCGCATCGTTTATAAACTTTTTGTCAATCCTTCAGATCGGGGAAAAGTGATAGGAAAACACGGTCGTGTTGCGA includes:
- the rpsP gene encoding 30S ribosomal protein S16; the protein is MAVKIRLKRMGAKKSPFYRIVVADSRSPRDGRSIETVGTYNPLTVPATVNIDEEKALKWLANGAKPSDTVRNLFSQQGIMEKFHNLKFNKNA
- a CDS encoding KH domain-containing protein; the encoded protein is MQKLIETIVKPLVDYPEDVRVEKDENASRIVYKLFVNPSDRGKVIGKHGRVAKAIRTIVYSASGHHKKKTYVDILD